In Paraburkholderia caribensis, a single window of DNA contains:
- a CDS encoding Na/Pi cotransporter family protein, with translation MLILLNLLSGVALLVWGTHIVRTGILRVWGADLRRALARSTNSRAKAFAAGVGVTSLVQSSNATAMIVTSFAAQGMLPLTSGLAIMLGADVGTALMARILTLDLSWLSPFLIVFGVPLFLSRKQNRLGQVGRTLIGLGLILLALHLIVETAQPMMHGAGVRVMFGALTGDTMLDALVGATFAVISYSSLAAVLLTATLASSGVISLKVALCLVIGANLGSGLLALAGTVAQNTAARRLALGSLAFKLAGALLILPFTSLLARGLPVLINNPRESVVGFHVIYNTLRCCACMPLIDAVARACCRVLPERPDPNGQLRPIHLDAASLATPALALSNAAREVLRIGDIVRSMLDNVSHLIHHNDLAKARDTIRMDDDVDHLYAEVKAYLARVSREQLDDADSRRWTDIIALTINLEHAGDIIERIVTDIEEKKIAHRLAFSEEGLSELDDLHTRLVGNLQLGMSVFLNNDLRCAELLLAEKERFRDLERAYSYKHLDRLSGQTLRSVETSALHLDVISDMKRLNSLFCSTAYPVLDAAGALHDTRLRKRMHEEVPADTVPQQM, from the coding sequence ATGTTGATCCTGTTGAACTTGTTGTCGGGTGTCGCTCTGCTGGTGTGGGGCACGCACATCGTGCGCACCGGTATTCTGCGCGTGTGGGGCGCCGATCTGCGGCGCGCGTTGGCGCGCAGCACAAATAGCCGCGCAAAGGCTTTCGCCGCCGGCGTCGGCGTCACGAGTCTCGTGCAGAGCAGCAATGCCACGGCGATGATCGTCACGTCATTTGCTGCCCAAGGCATGCTGCCGCTCACAAGCGGCCTCGCCATCATGCTCGGCGCGGATGTCGGCACGGCGCTGATGGCGCGCATTCTCACACTCGATCTATCGTGGCTGTCGCCGTTCCTGATCGTCTTCGGCGTGCCGCTCTTTCTCTCTCGCAAGCAGAACCGCCTGGGCCAGGTCGGCCGGACGTTGATCGGGCTGGGACTGATTCTCCTCGCGCTGCATCTGATCGTCGAAACCGCGCAGCCGATGATGCACGGCGCCGGCGTGCGCGTCATGTTCGGCGCGCTGACGGGCGACACGATGCTCGATGCGCTGGTCGGCGCGACTTTCGCCGTCATTTCGTATTCGAGTCTCGCCGCCGTGCTGCTGACGGCGACGCTTGCGTCCTCGGGCGTGATCTCGCTGAAGGTGGCGCTGTGTCTCGTGATCGGCGCGAACCTCGGCAGCGGATTGCTCGCGTTGGCAGGCACGGTCGCGCAGAACACCGCGGCGCGCCGGCTCGCGCTCGGCAGCCTCGCGTTCAAGCTGGCGGGCGCCTTGCTGATCCTGCCCTTCACGTCACTGCTCGCGCGTGGCTTGCCCGTCCTGATCAACAATCCCCGCGAATCCGTGGTCGGCTTCCATGTGATCTACAACACATTGCGCTGCTGCGCGTGCATGCCGCTGATCGATGCCGTCGCGCGCGCATGCTGCCGCGTGCTGCCTGAGCGGCCGGATCCGAACGGTCAGCTTCGTCCGATTCATCTCGACGCCGCGTCACTCGCCACGCCCGCGCTCGCGCTGTCGAATGCCGCGCGCGAGGTGCTGCGCATCGGCGATATTGTGCGGTCGATGCTCGACAACGTCTCGCATCTGATTCATCACAACGATCTCGCGAAGGCACGCGACACGATCCGCATGGACGACGACGTCGATCATCTGTATGCAGAGGTCAAAGCCTATCTCGCACGCGTTTCGCGCGAGCAACTGGATGACGCCGACAGCCGCCGCTGGACCGACATCATCGCCCTGACGATCAACCTCGAACACGCGGGCGACATCATCGAGCGCATCGTCACCGACATCGAAGAGAAGAAGATTGCGCACCGGCTCGCGTTTTCGGAAGAAGGCTTGAGCGAACTCGACGATTTGCACACGCGGCTGGTGGGCAATCTGCAGCTGGGCATGTCGGTGTTCCTGAACAACGATCTGCGTTGCGCGGAGCTACTGCTCGCCGAGAAGGAGCGTTTCCGCGATCTCGAGCGCGCCTATTCGTACAAGCATCTCGACCGGCTCTCGGGACAGACGTTGCGAAGCGTCGAAACGAGCGCGCTGCATCTGGATGTGATCAGCGACATGAAGCGGCTCAACTCGCTGTTCTGTTCGACTGCCTATCCGGTGCTCGACGCGGCGGGCGCACTGCACGATACGCGTTTGCGCAAACGCATGCATGAAGAAGTGCCCGCCGACACGGTGCCCCAACAAATGTGA
- a CDS encoding DeoR/GlpR family DNA-binding transcription regulator has translation MWQEDRHQRIRALLSTLKRVSTERIMADLGVSRETVRRDLVDLEALGELRRVHGGAIRPADEAPIAERAQAHVKSKKAIAKAATGVVASGQTLFIDAGTTTAALADELAKLANLTIVTNSIDVAMKMRGAPDKRESSANEVILLGGSISDRALSTTGETTILDIQRYRADIALLSPVGVDSKHGASNYDLAETDVARAMVANSDSVVILADYSKIGQRSRIAYCPPEKIDLLITNRKAAEVATFAQLKRKVGKVILA, from the coding sequence ATGTGGCAGGAAGACCGTCATCAACGAATACGCGCGCTGCTCTCGACACTCAAACGTGTGTCGACGGAGCGCATCATGGCGGACCTGGGCGTATCGCGCGAAACCGTACGGCGCGACCTGGTCGATCTCGAAGCGCTCGGCGAGTTGCGCCGCGTGCATGGCGGCGCAATCAGGCCCGCCGACGAAGCGCCCATTGCCGAGCGTGCGCAGGCGCACGTTAAGTCGAAGAAGGCCATCGCGAAGGCGGCGACGGGCGTCGTGGCGAGCGGACAGACGCTTTTCATCGACGCAGGCACGACCACGGCGGCGCTCGCCGATGAACTCGCGAAGCTCGCGAACCTGACCATCGTTACCAACTCGATCGACGTCGCGATGAAGATGCGCGGCGCGCCGGATAAACGCGAGTCGTCGGCAAACGAAGTCATTCTGCTGGGCGGCTCGATCAGCGACCGCGCATTGTCCACCACGGGCGAGACGACTATCCTCGATATCCAGCGTTATCGCGCGGATATCGCGCTGCTGTCGCCCGTCGGCGTCGATTCGAAACACGGCGCTAGCAACTACGACCTCGCGGAAACCGATGTCGCGCGCGCGATGGTCGCCAACTCGGACAGCGTCGTGATACTCGCCGACTACAGCAAAATAGGCCAGCGCAGCCGCATCGCGTATTGCCCGCCCGAAAAGATCGATCTGCTCATCACCAACCGCAAGGCGGCGGAAGTCGCAACGTTCGCGCAACTCAAGCGCAAGGTCGGTAAGGTGATACTCGCGTGA
- the ugpQ gene encoding glycerophosphodiester phosphodiesterase, whose amino-acid sequence MGNGIDQALIADWPYPRLVAHRIGGKLAPENTLAGFEMCARFGYKMIEFDAKLSSDDQIFLLHDDDLDRTTNGHGPAAQHTWHQLASLDAGAWFDPRYTDERLPTLSQVAARCASEAIAANIEIKPCPGRDEITGRLVALAAKDLWRAQKPLLSSFSFDALKAARDAAPSLPRGMLFEALPDDWLAIVRELGCVSLHADHKHLTQQNIRAIRDAGLRVLAYTVNEPARARELARWGVDMICTDRLDMIGADVVSQT is encoded by the coding sequence ATGGGCAACGGGATCGATCAGGCATTAATCGCAGACTGGCCGTATCCACGGCTCGTCGCGCATCGCATCGGCGGCAAGCTCGCGCCGGAGAACACGCTCGCGGGCTTCGAGATGTGCGCGCGCTTTGGCTACAAGATGATCGAGTTCGACGCGAAGCTTTCTTCCGACGACCAGATCTTCCTGCTGCACGACGACGACCTGGACCGCACGACCAACGGGCACGGCCCGGCCGCGCAGCACACATGGCATCAACTGGCATCGCTCGATGCCGGCGCATGGTTCGATCCGCGCTATACGGACGAGCGTCTGCCGACGCTCTCGCAGGTAGCGGCGCGCTGCGCGAGCGAAGCGATTGCAGCGAACATTGAAATCAAGCCTTGTCCCGGCCGCGACGAAATCACGGGGCGCCTGGTCGCGCTCGCGGCCAAAGACCTGTGGCGCGCGCAGAAGCCGCTCCTGTCGTCGTTTTCGTTCGACGCGCTGAAGGCCGCTCGCGACGCCGCGCCGTCGCTGCCGCGCGGCATGTTGTTCGAGGCGCTGCCCGACGACTGGCTCGCGATCGTGCGCGAACTCGGCTGTGTGTCGCTGCATGCGGACCACAAGCATCTGACGCAACAGAACATCCGCGCGATCCGCGATGCCGGCTTGCGTGTGCTCGCGTACACGGTGAACGAACCGGCACGCGCGCGCGAACTGGCGAGGTGGGGCGTTGACATGATTTGTACCGATCGCCTCGATATGATCGGCGCGGACGTCGTGAGCCAGACATAA
- a CDS encoding ABC transporter substrate-binding protein codes for MKPTTLRCFISASALAGVAAAGNAVAAPPDALVAAAKQEGQLTVIALPHDWCGYGPMIADFQKKYGIKINELNPDAGSGDEVEAIKANKGNKGPQAPDVIDVGLSFGPTAKAQGLLQPYKVSTWKSIANENKDPEGYWTGDYYGVLSFEVNADMIDKIPTDWADLQKPDYKNAVSLAGDPRSANQAIQGVYAAGLSAAKGDASKAAQAGLKYFADLNKNGNFVPVIGKAASLAQGTTPIIVRWDYNALADRDTLKGNPKVQVVVPKTGVVAGVYVQAISAYAPHPNAAKLWLEYLYSDEGQIGWLTGYCHPIRYNELVSQKKVPQALLDKLPPASAYKNAVFPTLQQQDATKEVVTKQWDSVVGANVK; via the coding sequence ATGAAACCGACCACGTTGCGTTGTTTCATTTCGGCGTCGGCGCTGGCCGGCGTGGCCGCCGCGGGGAATGCCGTCGCAGCGCCGCCCGATGCGCTCGTCGCCGCGGCGAAGCAGGAAGGACAGCTGACCGTGATCGCGCTGCCACACGACTGGTGCGGCTATGGTCCGATGATCGCGGACTTCCAGAAGAAGTACGGCATCAAGATCAACGAACTGAACCCCGATGCCGGCTCCGGCGATGAGGTCGAAGCGATCAAGGCGAACAAGGGCAACAAGGGTCCGCAGGCGCCCGACGTGATCGACGTCGGCCTGTCGTTCGGTCCGACGGCCAAGGCGCAAGGTCTGCTGCAGCCGTACAAGGTGTCGACGTGGAAGTCGATCGCGAACGAAAACAAGGACCCGGAAGGCTACTGGACGGGCGACTACTACGGCGTGCTGTCGTTCGAAGTGAACGCCGACATGATCGACAAGATTCCGACCGACTGGGCCGATCTGCAAAAGCCCGATTACAAGAACGCCGTGTCGCTTGCGGGCGATCCGCGCTCGGCGAACCAGGCAATCCAGGGCGTGTACGCCGCCGGTCTTTCCGCCGCCAAGGGCGACGCGAGCAAGGCCGCGCAAGCCGGTCTCAAGTACTTCGCCGATCTGAACAAGAACGGCAACTTCGTACCCGTAATCGGCAAGGCCGCATCGCTCGCGCAAGGCACGACGCCCATCATCGTGCGCTGGGACTACAACGCGCTCGCCGATCGCGACACGCTGAAGGGCAACCCGAAGGTGCAGGTGGTCGTGCCGAAGACGGGCGTGGTCGCGGGCGTCTATGTGCAGGCGATCAGCGCCTACGCGCCGCATCCGAACGCCGCGAAGCTGTGGCTGGAATACCTGTACTCGGACGAAGGCCAGATCGGCTGGCTGACGGGCTATTGCCACCCGATCCGCTACAACGAGCTCGTGTCGCAGAAGAAGGTGCCGCAGGCGTTGCTCGACAAGCTGCCGCCCGCATCGGCATACAAGAACGCTGTGTTCCCGACGCTCCAGCAGCAGGACGCGACGAAGGAAGTCGTGACCAAGCAGTGGGACTCCGTGGTCGGCGCCAACGTCAAGTAA
- a CDS encoding ABC transporter permease, whose amino-acid sequence MSASSGAGPGGQADLLVPSVPQPAPKVDGPGRTSPVWTWIGVLPFFIFALLFLILPTGFLMVGAFQDAQGHFTLANMRELFQEGVMDAYWISFKVSAASAIGGAVLGSLLAWAAVHGKLPGWIRPTLLTFSGVASNFAGVPLAFAFICTLGRVGLVTVLLKKYADINLYSTGFSILSFWGLTITYLYFQIPLMVLIITPALDGLRREWREACDCLGGTAYQYWRHVALPVLWPSVLGATLLLFANSFGAVATAYALTGSSLNIVTILLYAQIRGDVLHNQNLGYALALGMILVTGLSNGGYIWLRSRVERGRR is encoded by the coding sequence ATGAGCGCTTCATCGGGAGCCGGGCCCGGCGGTCAGGCCGACCTGCTGGTTCCGTCCGTGCCGCAACCTGCGCCGAAGGTCGACGGCCCGGGCAGGACGTCGCCTGTCTGGACATGGATCGGCGTGCTGCCGTTCTTCATCTTCGCGCTGCTGTTCCTGATTCTGCCGACGGGCTTCCTGATGGTCGGCGCGTTTCAGGATGCGCAGGGCCACTTCACGTTAGCCAACATGCGCGAGCTGTTCCAGGAGGGCGTGATGGACGCCTACTGGATCAGCTTCAAGGTTAGCGCGGCTTCGGCGATCGGCGGCGCGGTACTCGGCTCGCTGCTCGCATGGGCGGCCGTGCACGGCAAGCTGCCGGGCTGGATTCGTCCGACGCTGCTGACGTTCTCCGGCGTCGCGTCGAACTTTGCGGGCGTGCCGCTCGCGTTCGCGTTCATCTGCACATTGGGGCGCGTCGGTCTCGTGACGGTGCTGCTGAAGAAGTACGCGGACATCAATCTCTATTCGACGGGCTTCAGCATCCTTAGCTTCTGGGGCCTGACGATCACCTACCTGTATTTCCAGATTCCGTTGATGGTGCTGATCATCACGCCCGCGCTCGACGGTCTCCGGCGCGAATGGCGCGAGGCGTGCGATTGCCTCGGCGGCACGGCTTACCAGTATTGGCGCCATGTCGCGTTGCCCGTGCTGTGGCCGAGCGTGCTCGGCGCGACGCTGCTGCTGTTCGCGAACTCGTTCGGCGCGGTCGCGACGGCGTATGCGTTGACGGGCAGCTCGCTGAACATCGTGACGATTCTGCTCTACGCGCAGATTCGCGGCGACGTGCTGCATAACCAGAACCTCGGCTATGCGCTCGCGCTAGGCATGATCCTCGTGACGGGGCTGTCGAACGGCGGCTATATCTGGTTGCGTTCGCGTGTTGAAAGGGGCCGCCGATGA
- a CDS encoding ABC transporter permease produces MNRQSRVGAWTAMIVGSLYFLIPLIATFEFSLRMRRGTYSFDAYKVVLGDPHFQASFGYSILMALLTIVVGVLLVVPTAYWVQLRLPKLRGIVEFITLLPLVVPAIVIVFGYLRIYNSSSILPLTSNERATDLLLVFGYVTLSLPYMYRAVDAGLRAVDIRSLTEAAECLGANWPTILFKVIFPNIRSGILSGAFLTFAVVIGEFTLASLLDRPAFGPYLQLIGANRAYEPSALAIIAFVVTWASMGLIQVFGSARTLAAQKP; encoded by the coding sequence ATGAACAGGCAATCGCGCGTGGGCGCATGGACGGCGATGATCGTCGGTTCCCTGTACTTCCTGATTCCGCTGATCGCGACCTTCGAGTTCAGTCTGCGCATGCGGCGCGGCACGTATAGCTTCGACGCCTACAAGGTGGTGCTCGGCGACCCGCATTTTCAGGCGTCGTTCGGCTATTCGATCCTGATGGCGCTGCTGACGATCGTCGTCGGCGTGCTGCTCGTCGTGCCGACGGCGTACTGGGTGCAACTTCGCCTGCCGAAGTTGCGCGGCATCGTCGAGTTCATCACGCTGTTGCCGCTCGTCGTGCCCGCCATCGTGATCGTGTTCGGCTATCTGCGCATCTACAACAGCAGTTCGATTCTGCCGCTCACGTCGAACGAACGCGCGACCGATCTGCTGCTCGTGTTCGGCTACGTGACGCTGTCGTTGCCCTACATGTACCGCGCGGTCGATGCGGGCTTGCGCGCCGTCGACATCCGTTCGCTGACGGAAGCGGCCGAATGTCTCGGCGCGAACTGGCCGACCATTCTCTTCAAGGTGATCTTTCCGAATATCCGCTCGGGCATTCTGTCCGGCGCGTTTCTCACCTTTGCGGTCGTGATCGGCGAGTTCACGCTCGCGAGCCTGCTGGACCGGCCGGCGTTCGGCCCCTATCTGCAGCTGATCGGCGCGAACCGCGCGTATGAACCGTCGGCGCTCGCGATCATCGCGTTCGTGGTCACGTGGGCGTCGATGGGACTGATCCAGGTGTTCGGCTCCGCGCGCACGCTCGCTGCGCAAAAACCCTGA
- a CDS encoding ABC transporter ATP-binding protein, whose protein sequence is MAFLEIDNLHKTFGANTALHHFDMKIERGEFITFLGPSGCGKTTVLRMIAGFESPTRGTIRLDGRDVTHLRTRQRKVGMVFQSYALFPNMTVADNIGFGLKIAHRPQGEIKKRVDDMLQLIKLPHLGERYPWQLSGGQQQRVALARALAGKPQVLLLDEPLSALDAKIRISLRQDIRALQRELGITSIFVTHDQEEALSISDRIVVMNEGRVEQVGTPLEIYNFPRTRFVASFVGTLNILSGHVVDPSTGRMAVDGQELRTTQALPADDAGKKRMLALRPEAIVLEPPVAGRNTLTATVEEVSFLGAIVRIRTRVKDEVISLDVFNDPNRRLPERGQPVALGFSHENLLVLEEGAQG, encoded by the coding sequence ATGGCATTTCTTGAGATCGACAATCTGCACAAGACGTTCGGCGCGAACACGGCGCTGCATCACTTCGACATGAAGATCGAACGCGGCGAGTTCATCACCTTCCTCGGGCCGTCGGGTTGCGGCAAGACGACGGTGCTGCGCATGATCGCGGGCTTCGAGTCGCCGACACGCGGCACGATCCGTCTGGACGGCCGCGACGTCACGCATTTGCGCACGCGGCAGCGCAAGGTCGGCATGGTGTTCCAGTCATATGCGCTGTTTCCGAACATGACGGTCGCGGACAACATCGGCTTCGGGCTGAAGATCGCGCATCGTCCGCAAGGCGAGATCAAGAAGCGCGTCGACGACATGCTGCAACTGATCAAGCTGCCGCATCTGGGCGAGCGGTATCCGTGGCAACTGTCGGGCGGTCAGCAGCAGCGCGTCGCGCTGGCGCGCGCGCTCGCGGGCAAGCCGCAAGTGCTGTTGCTCGACGAGCCGCTGTCGGCCCTCGACGCGAAGATCCGCATTTCGCTGCGCCAGGACATTCGCGCCTTGCAGCGCGAACTCGGCATCACGTCGATCTTCGTCACGCACGATCAGGAAGAGGCGCTGTCCATTTCCGACCGCATCGTCGTGATGAACGAAGGCCGCGTCGAGCAGGTCGGCACGCCGCTCGAAATCTACAACTTTCCGCGCACGCGTTTCGTCGCGTCGTTCGTCGGCACGTTGAACATTCTGTCGGGGCACGTGGTCGATCCGTCCACAGGACGCATGGCTGTCGACGGTCAGGAACTGCGCACCACCCAGGCGCTACCCGCCGACGACGCCGGCAAGAAGCGGATGCTCGCGCTGCGTCCCGAGGCGATCGTGCTGGAACCGCCCGTCGCGGGCCGCAACACGCTGACGGCGACCGTCGAAGAGGTGAGTTTTCTCGGCGCGATCGTGCGCATCCGCACCCGCGTGAAGGACGAGGTGATTTCGCTGGATGTCTTCAACGATCCGAACCGCCGTTTGCCCGAGCGCGGTCAGCCGGTGGCGCTCGGTTTCTCGCACGAGAACCTGCTCGTGCTCGAGGAAGGCGCTCAGGGTTAG
- a CDS encoding dicarboxylate/amino acid:cation symporter, producing the protein MKKPFYKVLYVQVIFAIIVGIALGHFYPALATDMKPLGDGFIKLIKMVIGPIIFCTVVTGIAGMEDMKKVGRVGGKALLYFEIVSTFALVLGLAATHLLKPGVGFNIDPATLDGKAVASYAAKAHGQTTVDFFMHIIPDTLSSAFAQGEILQILLIALLFGAVLATAGDKGKPVVSFIESLSHILFGIVKIITKLAPIGAFGAMAFTIGKYGIGSLVPMLKLIGTFYLTSIVFVVVVLGLIARVVGFNILRFVAYIKEEMLIVLGTSSSEAALPQLMLKLEKLGCSRSVVGLVVPTGYSFNLDGTNIYMTMAVLFIAQATNTDLSWGQQLTLLAVTMLTSKGASGVTGAGFITLAATLAVVPTIPLSGMVLILGIDRFMSECRALTNIVGNGVATIVVSAWEKELDRTKLRNEMRRDVSVSEAAEV; encoded by the coding sequence GTGAAGAAACCCTTTTATAAAGTCCTCTATGTGCAGGTGATCTTCGCGATCATCGTCGGCATTGCCCTGGGGCATTTCTATCCCGCGCTCGCCACCGACATGAAGCCGCTCGGCGACGGGTTCATCAAGCTCATCAAGATGGTGATCGGCCCGATCATCTTCTGCACCGTGGTGACGGGCATCGCGGGCATGGAAGACATGAAGAAGGTCGGGCGCGTCGGCGGCAAGGCGCTGCTGTACTTCGAAATCGTGTCGACGTTCGCGCTCGTGCTCGGCCTCGCGGCCACGCACCTGCTGAAGCCGGGTGTCGGCTTCAACATCGACCCCGCCACGCTCGACGGCAAGGCTGTCGCGTCGTACGCCGCGAAGGCGCACGGTCAGACGACCGTCGATTTCTTCATGCACATCATTCCGGACACGCTGTCGTCGGCGTTCGCGCAGGGTGAAATCCTGCAGATCCTGCTGATCGCGCTGCTGTTCGGCGCGGTGCTGGCAACGGCGGGCGACAAGGGCAAGCCGGTGGTGAGCTTCATCGAAAGCCTGTCGCACATCCTGTTCGGCATCGTGAAGATCATCACGAAGCTGGCGCCGATCGGCGCGTTCGGCGCGATGGCGTTCACGATCGGCAAGTACGGCATCGGCTCGCTGGTGCCGATGCTCAAGCTGATCGGCACGTTCTATCTGACCTCGATCGTGTTCGTGGTCGTGGTGCTCGGCCTCATCGCGCGTGTCGTGGGCTTCAACATCCTTCGCTTCGTCGCGTACATCAAGGAAGAAATGCTGATCGTGCTGGGCACGAGCTCGTCGGAAGCAGCCTTGCCGCAACTGATGCTGAAGCTCGAAAAGCTCGGCTGCTCGCGCTCGGTGGTGGGCCTCGTCGTGCCGACGGGATACTCGTTCAACCTCGACGGCACGAACATCTACATGACGATGGCCGTGCTCTTCATCGCGCAGGCAACCAACACCGACCTCTCGTGGGGCCAGCAGCTGACGCTGCTCGCGGTGACGATGCTGACGTCGAAGGGCGCAAGCGGTGTGACGGGCGCAGGCTTCATCACGCTCGCTGCGACGCTCGCCGTCGTGCCGACCATTCCGCTGTCGGGCATGGTGCTGATTCTCGGCATCGACCGCTTCATGAGCGAGTGCCGCGCACTGACGAACATCGTCGGCAACGGCGTGGCGACGATCGTCGTGTCGGCCTGGGAAAAGGAACTGGACCGTACGAAGCTGCGCAACGAAATGCGCCGCGATGTGTCGGTCAGCGAAGCGGCTGAGGTCTGA